The Huiozyma naganishii CBS 8797 chromosome 1, complete genome genome window below encodes:
- the RAD9 gene encoding chromatin-binding protein RAD9 (similar to Saccharomyces cerevisiae RAD9 (YDR217C); ancestral locus Anc_8.426): protein MRRSSVSSSQVLEHMQPNNSFVASQHDFSSPDRIRRYDENEDSRASRTDASIDNNTSNVSIHNEATITDADYLAAKFAANSSGTPRKVDSPMDSGDYSYEEERPMYNKISPKLSKVSKYFKSKRSPGKSLLDKYKHLADDDDDEDEGISKEISNRTTQNSNNDPNYPVKERSPGKNLLHKIKHDEEIDDEEVQKGDNTNGLGMSSPLKSVKRRKTEEVNQISHLFSDDASYQDIFNSRDRGNNLLENPYPGKGIVLSDNVNIQVANSQVQASPDPVRCENPLLEKSSPMKSAISREPLQENDDISQNGGSDFETQYIIQSEGPISSNSHGNDRSQSQRDGKDESTEQNADNGNDSNIVASVPYEEENLDTSNNAKNRLEILDENDYDTHGMDLTHFSENADTTILPKGAMTQLLCPNDRIVHKNDTQTLNYGSSNTTQLVPATETQPSNTTDLLCNANETQRTQESTGVLAKEEDRNFVEDMNPEFAHEMPISNDEQMFKSESGVEQNKLSQDLSISKPVLVTQLLNSQRRYISKFNHEILLDANCSLQETQMVPLSSLENEHEISLIQPTPDGAFSVDAPQLDLPRKLTDVISVDTTKSQHTTDAPEEEREPEKNMSKKLEAQPLEYIVKNYQSSSSSSQRETDPDDTGSSPSSSPKQTDPDDNKSLTSTDNQHIDEMLKETVVLKVSNKPNTSDGDQEEGNLKKSTSSIIMSEGDVTQELPEMEDENEVADELEDDDQCRKNTSSGNLSINEATKTNVDMDDSDIIITRRRPHRETFDSLELTQGEENGEATLIPIEQTTTPAEPEGTIRTVDERYLNLNDIKFKNSIWCQYKLDMKYYPAILLKIEKENNECKVRFSDRDDYYKIDDVHPLDIRINDTVNFLGHPYVVVGLEAKNKEEDTIRCIRGYDTLHLKKKTLAGTLVGETVITPLSSIHIELEEWYKRAKINPTADTDDNNTGHEDLKHPIRGRGKRRIISTQNLKRNGRHPNYEEIDSEDSDSYLTQPDAKGDEQGTPSIHYSISAVPKQAKIDQSNTPTPSEKEQNTSHNIFDECLFVITGITGGKKAEIASEIEKEGGVVLESGFADLLGFSKLIDEEHNSNRRSLTLSQSSATGQKFKFACLLSDQYRRSTKYLETLALGWPTLHFDFLNACCNAGKMEDRFILQYLLPSGESTRLHSGDNSKRSVVKSNNIVTFYNRYLNRVTLNNQLDAMNYILTDYEIIICGRTQLTVFMKFVTRCLGAETVYQMDNILSKDVMSSLADIFEKSQRQGTKLIILLNEAIECPADMLKKTRNMVHEKYSYYNVSFYVETKEWLIQTLINGDAGFTE, encoded by the coding sequence ATGCGCAGGTCAAGCGTATCCTCCAGTCAAGTGTTGGAGCATATGCAACCGAACAATAGTTTTGTAGCTTCGCAACACGACTTTAGCAGCCCAGACAGAATACGAAGATATGACGAAAATGAGGACTCGCGTGCCTCAAGGACAGATGCCAGTATAGACAACAATACATCAAATGTCAGCATCCATAATGAAGCAACTATAACAGATGCTGATTATTTGGCAGCAAAGTTTGCTGCAAACAGCTCAGGAACCCCGCGCAAAGTGGATTCTCCGATGGACAGTGGAGACTACAGCTATGAAGAGGAACGGCCCATGTATAACAAGATATCACCCAAACTGAGTAAAGTATCAAAGTATTTCAAGAGCAAGAGGTCCCCGGGTAAAAGTCTACTGGATAAATATAAACACCTGGcggatgatgatgatgatgaagacgaaggtatttcaaaagaaataagTAATCGAACTACTCAAAACTCGAACAATGATCCCAACTACCCAGTGAAGGAACGATCACCAGGTAAGAACCTATTACACAAGATCAAACACGATGAGGAgattgatgatgaagaggtGCAAAAAGGAGATAATACGAATGGGCTTGGTATGTCCTCACCATTGAAAAGTGTCAAACGCCGTAAAACGGAAGAAGTGAATCAGATTTCCCACCTTTTCAGTGACGATGCCTCTTATCAAGATATTTTTAACTCAAGAGACCGCGGAAACAACCTTCTTGAAAATCCATATCCTGGGAAAGGAATAGTGCTGTCAGATAATGTCAACATCCAGGTAGCAAACTCCCAAGTCCAAGCAAGTCCCGATCCCGTGCGATGTGAAAATCCATTATTGGAGAAGTCGTCACCGATGAAAAGTGCAATTAGTAGGGAACCATTGCAAGAGAACGACGATATTTCACAAAATGGAGGTAGTGATTTTGAAACCCAGTATATTATTCAGTCCGAGGGTCCCATCAGCTCCAATAGTCACGGAAACGATAGATCACAAAGTCAGCGCGATGGTAAGGATGAATCAACTGAACAGAATGCTGATAACGGTAATGATTCCAACATCGTGGCCTCAGTTCCTTACGAAGAGGAAAATCTTGACACATCAAATAACGCTAAGAACCGTTTGGAGATTTTAGATGAAAACGATTATGATACACATGGTATGGATTTGACTCACTTTTCAGAAAATGCTGATACGACTATTCTACCTAAGGGTGCCATGACACAACTCCTCTGTCCAAATGATCGGATTGTACACAAAAATGATACGCAAACGCTGAATTATGGTAGTTCGAACACAACACAATTGGTGCCTGCAACTGAAACACAACCATCCAATACAACTGATTTGTTGTGCAATGCGAATGAAACTCAGAGGACACAGGAGAGTACTGGTGTTTTAGCAAAGGAAGAGGATAGGAACTTTGTAGAGGATATGAATCCCGAATTTGCTCATGAAATGCCTATATCTAATGATGAACAAATGTTCAAATCTGAGTCAGGGGTGGAGCAAAATAAACTCTCTCAGGATCTAAGCATTTCGAAACCGGTATTGGTGACACAACTCCTCAATTCTCAACGAAgatatatttcaaaatttaaCCATGAAATATTATTAGATGCTAATTGCAGCCTTCAAGAGACACAAATGGTACCTCTTAGTTCCCTAGAAAATGAACATGAGATTTCCTTAATACAACCAACCCCTGATGGCGCTTTTTCTGTGGATGCTCCCCAACTGGACTTACCAAGAAAATTAACAGACGTGATTAGTGTAGACACTACAAAGTCACAACATACCACGGATGCAccagaggaagaaagagagcctgaaaaaaatatgtcGAAAAAACTAGAAGCACAGCCATTGGAATACATTGTGAAAAACTACcaatcatcatcatcctcatccCAAAGGGAGACAGACCCCGATGATACAGGAAGCTCACCATCCTCTTCCCCAAAACAGACTGATCCAGATGATAACAAGAGTTTGACATCTACAGACAACCAGCACATCGATGAAATGCTAAAGGAAACTGTAGTTCTCAAGGTTTCTAATAAACCCAATACGTCGGATGGTGATCAGGAGGAGGgaaatttgaaaaaaagcACATCCTCAATAATAATGAGCGAAGGAGATGTCACACAAGAACTACCTGAAATGGAAGATGAAAATGAGGTTGCGGATGAGCTTGAGGATGACGACCAATGCAGGAAAAACACTTCATCCGGTAACTTAAGCATTAACGAGGCAACAAAAACGAACGTCGACATGGATGATTCCGACATAATTATtacgaggaggagaccTCATAGGGAGACTTTTGATTCTTTAGAGTTAACTCAAGGCGAAGAAAATGGAGAGGCAACTTTGATACCCATTGAACAAACGACCACTCCAGCTGAACCCGAAGGAACCATTAGGACGGTAGATGAAAGGTACCTTAATTTAAATGATAtcaagttcaaaaattctATTTGGTGCCAATATAAGCTGGATATGAAATACTATCCTGCAATATTATTAAAGAttgagaaagagaataacGAATGCAAAGTCCGATTTAGTGACAGAGACGATTATTACAAGATAGATGATGTTCATCCATTAGATATCAGAATCAATGATACAGTGAATTTTTTAGGACATCCGTATGTAGTGGTTGGATTAGAAGccaaaaataaagaagagGATACGATCAGGTGTATACGGGGCTATGACACTTTGCATcttaaaaagaaaacactAGCTGGGACATTAGTGGGAGAAACTGTTATTACACCCCTGTCATCTATCCACATAGAGTTAGAGGAGTGGTACAAGAGGGCTAAAATTAACCCCACCGCTGATACCGATGATAATAATACAGGGCATGAAGACCTGAAACATCCCATCCGCGGAAGAGGAAAACGCCGAATAATATCTACACAAAATTTAAAGAGAAATGGTAGGCATCCCAACTATGAGGAGATAGATTCTGAAGATAGCGATTCTTACCTCACGCAACCTGACGCAAAGGGAGACGAACAAGGTACGCCCTCTATACATTATTCTATTAGTGCAGTTCCAAAACAGGCAAAAATAGATCAATCGAACACACCAACGCCCagtgaaaaagaacagaacaCTTCTCATAACATTTTTGATGAATGTCTCTTTGTGATCACCGGAATCACCGGTGGTAAGAAAGCAGAGATTGCgtctgaaattgaaaaagaaggtgGTGTAGTCTTGGAGTCTGGGTTTGCTGATTTACTTGGTTTCTCTAAGTTGATTGATGAAGAGCATAATTCAAATCGGCGTTCTTTGACCTTAAGCCAATCGAGTGCCACTGGacaaaaattcaaatttgCCTGTTTATTAAGTGATCAATACAGGCGAAGCACTAAATACCTGGAAACACTTGCTCTTGGCTGGCCCACCTTGCATTTTGACTTCCTCAATGCGTGCTGCAATGCAGGGAAAATGGAGGATAGGTTTATTCTCCAATACCTTTTGCCCTCAGGGGAAAGTACTAGGTTGCATTCAGGGGACAATTCAAAACGTTCTGTGGTGAAATCAAATAACATTGTCACCTTTTATAACCGGTATCTCAACAGGGTGACATTGAACAACCAACTGGATGCCATGAACTACATTTTAACGGACTATGAAATCATAATCTGTGGCAGAACGCAGTTAACGGTATTCATGAAATTTGTGACCAGGTGTTTGGGAGCAGAGACCGTATATCAAATGGATAACATACTATCCAAGGATGTCATGTCTTCGCTTGCTGatatatttgaaaagtCACAAAGACAGGGCACTAAACTTATAATACTTTTAAACGAAGCAATAGAGTGTCCTGCCGATATGTTAAAGAAAACGAGGAATATGGTGCATGAGAAATATTCTTATTATAACGTCTCTTTCTACGTCGAAACAAAGGAGTGGTTGATACAAACTCTTATAAATGGGGATGCAGGCTTTACTGAATGA
- the ADR1 gene encoding DNA-binding transcription factor ADR1 (similar to Saccharomyces cerevisiae ADR1 (YDR216W); ancestral locus Anc_8.425) — protein MSLEAGNILGINPGSKLKPSGKWLQQQQQQRLQQQQNDQKKFDNRMNSKGNRKMKYLPDNLKLNGVTPSGKPRRFVCKVCTRAFARSEHLERHERSHTNEKPYECGICDRMFTRRDLLLRHALKTHNGNCGNTIVKRQPGRRRISSTSGSSTKPRATQRSSVVSSITTACSLVSALTQNDSLSAKSMSSISSVSPGSNLFTDVGSLATTPLSTSGDGTKNEVGGQRRRKFSVGKKPAQTKDGSELRRKPVRRVSFSAQSAANYAVPVIQPNDYPTLDRIQFSTPELLPVEFNYMLHNDLIDGGSDPKNTNASTLFPVPPEFSLSDGDYMVDGFSLMNLQADPVKVQQQYTDNFLPLDDDQTLSVYPNTFNSDSFNAPSFPNQNLLTKNDKHSVSTVLSSDNYSSGTQSSLLGGKENDILSKLSSLPGNDHEAESLNYTKTTSRSASNNNAHGDLLRYQLDADIESLLNGPPLSTETSDELSNSLTWDTPNTASPGTVYQSPGQLILQQHNRNELNTLSDVTKYSQSIYNNFIKQEEVEWNLNSENAMMENMELDVEKGGELKMTNDNYTLYGLDNLTMTNISKKSPSPELRTDVVTDDIILEECPVDTPPPTLFTTKLRDYCSVVLKFYEEKCGNSALSTDPVLISKKLMLPSVHELNQFLALFRKRFLIHYPFIHASLLNADFLTLQKYLWENDSLEDKDIEFDSERDILHIARSVCLPLLMVALGSLYKKGCHGVTVTLYEMGRRAIHVFLETKKKYTEIRNLKAHSQYTWLVQTLTLNIIFALFAVEVEDVEAHAVKRQVAAVCSVVKSGLLYGISEVGSASPNSGNDMDFPSASNYILFESKIRCTLMIYRYCQYLKIFYNVQSNYFLNETDIDEIYIPDEEQKWLSASVICDKKDETRNNTMKKQNITPFKRFYTSFTFNDLGVHPIPESLVATMMFYEFNSNYRSPFNLFLTKIVSKKLETNSLPPSNTTPIACTRALIGDCTILKNCLMVMKFFFEIDKGIGSKVWKGDMTQLYDSFLNPKSVNLLTKGSYNLLTDLLVSLKSSVQNITKVLVQNKVTNLTSIDKEKLTIFNIHGYFYNFLAIIKFILDFEATPNFKLLSVFIKLNKLANDFLIPSFALSYPKDFRHFNKVKWTVNYSQSDVNKIERAIKDVLVYSFNDTSFLNMSDQAPNEFLFHDVPNGTNKSQYDGLTDGATTATQSSVDLLLARDKAKHQEGHAKQSFAERYQLSSKFISIAKCFFKVTESSYAHCNILAKVIEDFEDLGRISILNSNEKELSKSHLNK, from the coding sequence ATGTCTCTCGAAGCAGGGAATATACTTGGTATAAATCCAGGCTCCAAGCTAAAACCGTCTGGGAAATGGttacagcagcagcagcaacagagacttcaacagcagcaaaatgaccagaagaagtttgatAACAGGATGAACTCGAAGGGGAACAGGAAAATGAAATACCTGCCAGATAACTTGAAACTTAACGGTGTTACACCGAGTGGGAAACCGAGAAGGTTTGTCTGTAAAGTTTGTACAAGGGCGTTCGCAAGGTCAGAACATTTGGAGAGGCACGAGAGGTCACACACAAATGAGAAACCGTACGAGTGTGGTATCTGTGACAGAATGTTCACAAGAAGAGATCTACTTCTGAGACACGCTCTGAAGACACATAACGGTAACTGTGGTAACACGATAGTCAAGAGACAGCCCGGTCGGAGAAGAATCAGCTCCACATCCGGTTCAAGTACTAAACCAAGGGCTACTCAACGGAGTAGCGTGGTAAGCTCTATCACAACAGCATGTTCACTTGTGTCCGCCCTGACGCAGAACGATTCTCTTAGTGCGAAATCCATGTCCAGCATATCGTCAGTATCACCAGGTTCCAATCTTTTCACGGATGTAGGGAGTTTAGCGACAACTCCATTGTCCACTTCAGGTGACGGTACCAAGAATGAGGTGGGGGGGcaaaggaggaggaagttTTCAGTTGGTAAGAAACCAGCTCAAACCAAAGATGGTTCTGAGTTGAGGAGGAAACCAGTGAGACGTGTCTCCTTTAGTGCTCAATCTGCAGCGAACTACGCTGTCCCTGTGATTCAGCCAAATGACTATCCAACTTTGGATAGAATTCAGTTTTCTACACCAGAGCTTTTACCCGTGGAGTTCAACTATATGTTGCACAATGACCTCATCGATGGTGGTAGTGACCCAAAAAACACAAACGCGAGTACTCTTTTCCCAGTGCCGCCAGAATTCAGTCTCTCCGATGGGGACTATATGGTGGACGGTTTCTCCCTGATGAACCTACAAGCTGATCCAGTCAAAGTGCAACAACAGTATACGGACAATTTTTTACCCCTAGACGATGATCAAACCCTTTCTGTTTACCCTAATACCTTCAATTCGGATTCGTTCAATGCCCCCTCCTTTCCAAACCAGAATCTATTGACAAAAAATGATAAACATTCAGTAAGTACAGTGTTATCCAGCGATAACTATTCGTCGGGGACACAATCTTCCTTACTGGGagggaaagaaaatgacATTCTTTCTAAACTATCTTCACTACCTGGAAATGATCATGAGGCAGAGAGTCTCAATTACACAAAGACAACATCAAGGTCAGCAAGTAACAACAACGCGCATGGGGATTTACTGAGGTACCAACTGGATGCAGATATCGAGAGTCTGTTAAATGGCCCCCCCTTGTCAACAGAGACGAGCGACGAACTCAGTAACTCGTTAACATGGGACACTCCCAATACTGCATCTCCGGGGACAGTATACCAATCACCTGGGCAATTGATTTTACAACAACATAACAGGAATGAACTGAACACTTTAAGTGACGTTACCAAATATTCACAAAGCATCTACAATAACTTCATCAAGCAAGAGGAGGTAGAGTGGAATCTTAACTCAGAGAACGCCATGATGGAAAACATGGAACTTGATGTGGAAAAGGGTGGTGAGTTGAAAATGACTAATGACAATTATACACTGTACGGGTTAGATAACCTGACAATGACAAATatttccaagaaatcgCCCTCACCTGAGTTGCGTACGGACGTCGTAACGGATGATATAATCCTGGAGGAATGTCCAGTTGATACGCCTCCTCCGACTCTTTTCACAACAAAACTGAGGGACTACTGCTCTGTCGTTTTGAAGTTCTATGAGGAAAAATGCGGTAACAGTGCACTCAGTACAGATCCCGTTTTGATATCCAAGAAATTAATGCTTCCTAGTGTCCACGAGTTGAACCAATTCCTTGCTCTCTTTAGAAAACGGTTTCTAATACACTATCCGTTCATCCATGCCAGTTTGTTGAATGCAGATTTTTTGACTTTACAAAAGTACTTGTGGGAGAATGATTCACTTGAAGATAAAGACATCGAGTTTGATTCTGAAAGGGATATCTTGCACATTGCTAGGTCTGTGTGCCTACCTTTACTCATGGTTGCTTTGGGATCTCTTTACAAAAAGGGTTGTCACGGTGTCACTGTCACACTATATGAAATGGGTAGAAGAGCTATCCATGTGTTCTTGGagacaaagaaaaaatatacagAGATTAGGAATTTGAAAGCACACAGTCAGTACACATGGTTGGTTCAAACACTAACGTTGAATATCATTTTTGCCCTTTTCGCCGTTGAGGTTGAAGACGTGGAGGCACATGCAGTGAAAAGACAGGTTGCGGCCGTGTGTTCCGTAGTCAAAAGCGGGCTACTATACGGTATATCTGAGGTGGGTTCGGCCAGTCCCAACAGTGGTAACGATATGGACTTTCCCTCGGCATCGAATTATATTCTATTTGAATCAAAAATAAGATGCACTTTGATGATTTACAGGTACTGTCAGTacttgaaaatattttatAACGTCCAGTCTAACTACTTTTTGAACGAAACTGATATTGACGAAATTTATATCCCGGATGAGGAACAAAAATGGCTGTCTGCTTCGGTTATTTGtgacaagaaggacgaaACGAGGAATAACACAatgaaaaaacaaaacataACCCCGTTCAAAAGATTTTACACCAGTTTTACCTTTAACGATTTGGGAGTACACCCAATTCCTGAATCTTTGGTCGCCACAATGATGTTTTATGAATTTAATTCAAATTACCGTTCTCCATTCAACTTGTTCCTAACAAAAATCGTTTCCAAAAAACTGGAGACTAACTCACTTCCTCCATCAAACACGACACCTATAGCGTGTACACGTGCTTTGATCGGGGATTGTACtatattgaaaaattgtttgATGGTTAtgaagtttttttttgaaatagATAAGGGAATAGGCTCAAAAGTCTGGAAGGGTGACATGACCCAGTTATACGATTCATTTTTGAACCCTAAAAGTGTGAATTTGTTGACAAAGGGTTCTTACAACTTACTAACGGATCTGTTGGTATCATTGAAATCCTCTGTTCAGAACATTACCAAAGTACTAGTGCAGAACAAAGTTACTAATTTGACTAGTATAGATAAGGAAAAACTAACTATATTCAACATCCACGGTTATTTCTACAATTTTTTGGCAATTATCAAGTTCATTCTCGATTTTGAAGCTACCCCAAATTTTAAGTTACTTTCCGTATTCATCAAGCTGAACAAACTAGCTAATGATTTCTTGATTCCTTCCTTTGCGCTTTCATACCCAAAGGACTTTAGGCATTTTAACAAGGTGAAATGGACGGTGAATTACTCTCAGTCTGATGTTAATAAAATAGAAAGAGCCATCAAAGATGTTTTAGTGTACTCCTTCAATGACACCTCCTTTTTGAATATGAGCGACCAGGCCCCTAACGAATTTTTGTTCCACGATGTCCCTAACGGGACGAATAAATCTCAATACGATGGTCTCACCGATGGAGCAACTACAGCTACCCAGTCCTCGGTTGATTTATTACTTGCTCGTGATAAGGCAAAGCACCAAGAAGGGCATGCCAAGCAGAGCTTCGCCGAAAGATATCAGTTGTCCTCGAAGTTTATTTCCATTGCCAAATGTTTTTTTAAGGTAACGGAGTCATCTTACGCTCACTGCAATATTTTAGCGAAGGTCATCGAAGACTTTGAGGATCTGGGCAGGATATCCATTTTGAACTCGAACGAAAAGGAATTATCCAAATCGCATTTAAATAAGTAA
- the AHA1 gene encoding Aha1p (similar to Saccharomyces cerevisiae AHA1 (YDR214W); ancestral locus Anc_8.424), with translation MVVNNPNNWHWVDKNCISWAREYFNGKLPGLNTGDKDTATKYAEITSVSSLEGDCEVNQRKGKVISLFDLQVVMLIKGFVGDEQFEGSITVPEVAFDSSATDYQFDISVYKETVKLNEVKETIRANLVPQLRDIFQQFGKDLLVTHGNDIQVPENEVKSVFTKANQQSSLNASKKAEEAVKNQQQQQQSATTSSANSQSKSSTGHVGNTTTIHLEPSFNVQAFEIFNTFIDKERIIIWSRSKIHEYNDNTNNGSQYLMVGDMFDLFDGNITSELLESKLGTKLVLKWRLRDWPANVYSTLDMDFHESEEYHETKVQITWSGIPVGEEDRVRANFENYYVKPIKLTFGFGIVL, from the coding sequence ATGGTGGTCAATAATCCTAACAACTGGCATTGGGTGGACAAGAACTGTATATCTTGGGCACGCGAATACTTCAATGGGAAATTACCAGGTTTGAACACTGGGGACAAAGATACAGCGACCAAATATGCTGAGATCACCTCTGTTTCATCCTTGGAAGGTGATTGTGAGGTGAACCAGAGGAAGGGTAAAGTGATCTCTCTGTTCGATCTGCAGGTTGTGATGCTAATAAAGGGTTTTGTCGGCGATGAACAATTCGAGGGCAGTATTACTGTGCCAGAAGTGGCATTTGACAGCAGCGCTACGGACTACCAATTTGACATATCTGTGTACAAGGAGACTGTCAAGTTGAATGAGGTGAAGGAGACCATCAGGGCGAATCTCGTACCTCAATTGAGAGACATCTTCCAGCAGTTTGGTAAAGATTTGTTGGTGACGCACGGGAATGATATCCAAGTTCCAGAAAACGAGGTTAAATCCGTATTCACTAAGGCAAACCAGCAGAGCAGTCTGAACGCGAGCAAGAAAGCTGAAGAGGCTGTcaagaaccaacaacagcaacaacaatctGCCACTACTTCCTCTGCCAATTCACAAAGTAAGTCAAGCACTGGCCATGTGGgtaacaccaccaccattCATTTGGAGCCATCATTCAACGTTCAAGCCTTTGAGATCTTCAATACTTTCATTGACAAGGAGCGTATTATTATATGGTCACGTTCCAAGATTCACGAGTACAACGACAACACGAACAATGGGTCACAGTATCTAATGGTGGGTGACATGTTTGACCTGTTTGACGGTAACATTACGAGTGAACTTTTAGAGAGTAAATTGGGCACAAAACTAGTGCTCAAGTGGAGATTGAGGGATTGGCCTGCCAATGTGTACTCTACCCTTGACATGGATTTCCATGAGTCCGAGGAGTACCACGAGACCAAAGTCCAGATCACGTGGAGCGGTATCCCAGTTGGCGAGGAGGACCGTGTACGTGCAAACTTCGAAAACTACTACGTGAAGCCCATAAAGCTTACTTTCGGGTTTGGGATAGTTCTGTGA